A window of the Parvularcula bermudensis HTCC2503 genome harbors these coding sequences:
- a CDS encoding alpha/beta fold hydrolase produces the protein MGDAPLITVPHNPLPEGLSAFFVSSYDGATLRLATLNGPSGPSAPGRRGAILVHPGWAEYIEKYGEVAEELHHRGFDVLLLDPRGQGLSQRVSPGDDRALIDNFDKFTEDFSVAVAEMTARYAPPYHVLAHSMGGLITLLSLLKPSPIAVEKVILSAPLTRLFSGDLTRGVTRGLVSTICRLGFGRRPLAGRSDQAMNFEINRLTHDPIRHERFRQLLLARPDTAAGPPRFAWVRSAFRAMDTLTPAALNRALRHPILVASADADVTVDPRHHRELAVTVPNWHLVRIPHSRHEILMEKDVFRTQFWRAFDDYLPPVPPIDKA, from the coding sequence ATGGGTGACGCCCCGCTGATCACGGTTCCTCACAATCCGCTGCCTGAGGGATTGTCGGCTTTTTTCGTGTCTTCCTATGATGGGGCCACCCTCCGTCTCGCCACGCTGAACGGGCCTTCCGGTCCGTCGGCGCCGGGACGGCGGGGGGCGATCCTGGTTCATCCGGGGTGGGCGGAATATATCGAAAAATATGGGGAGGTCGCGGAGGAATTGCACCACCGCGGGTTCGATGTGCTGCTTCTTGATCCCAGGGGACAAGGCCTGTCCCAACGAGTGAGCCCAGGGGACGACCGGGCTCTCATCGATAATTTCGATAAATTTACTGAGGATTTTTCCGTCGCGGTCGCGGAGATGACGGCGCGATATGCCCCGCCCTACCACGTCCTTGCCCATTCCATGGGGGGATTGATCACCCTTCTGAGTTTATTGAAGCCATCACCAATTGCCGTGGAGAAGGTCATACTCAGTGCGCCCCTGACGCGTCTGTTTTCCGGCGATCTTACGCGCGGTGTGACGCGTGGACTTGTCTCAACAATCTGTCGGCTCGGCTTTGGACGCCGGCCCCTTGCGGGGCGGTCTGATCAAGCCATGAATTTCGAGATCAATCGGTTGACCCATGACCCGATCCGCCACGAGCGATTCCGCCAACTCCTCCTGGCGCGCCCCGATACAGCCGCAGGTCCCCCCCGCTTTGCGTGGGTGAGAAGCGCGTTCCGTGCGATGGATACCCTGACACCGGCGGCGCTTAATCGGGCCCTCCGCCATCCCATCCTCGTGGCCTCGGCCGATGCCGATGTGACCGTCGATCCGCGCCATCATCGCGAATTGGCCGTGACGGTTCCCAATTGGCATCTCGTCCGTATTCCGCATTCCCGTCACGAAATCCTGATGGAGAAGGACGTCTTTCGAACACAGTTCTGGCGCGCCTTTGACGATTATCTTCCGCCGGTCCCGCCGATCGATAAGGCATAG
- a CDS encoding NAD(P)(+) transhydrogenase (Re/Si-specific) subunit beta: MGNDLTAILYIVAAIFFILALRGLSSPETARQGNRMGMIGMALAVFATLFSDRFLSGAGFGGWFWVIVAVAIGAIPGAIIARRVAMTSMPQLVAFFHALVGLAAVFIAWAAFLAPRAYGIGEPGAIEGRAIVEMALGVFIGAVTFSGSIIAFAKLDGRMSGKPILLPARHAINIALAVISLILLIILSTGGQSATLFLILTLIAIALGFLLIVPIGGADMPVVVSMLNSYSGWAAAGIGFTLENMALIIVGALVGSSGAILSYIMCKAMNRSFVSVILGGFGGDDAAASGGEVEERPVKQGSADDAAFIMKNAGKVLIVPGYGMAVAQAQHALREMADILKEAGVDVKYAIHPVAGRMPGHMNVLLAEANVPYDEVFELEDINSEFSTADVAFVIGANDVTNPAAKTDKTSPIYGMPILDVENAGTVLFVKRGMSAGYAGVQNELFFRDNTMMLFGDAKKMCEDIVKAIG; encoded by the coding sequence ATGGGTAACGATCTCACCGCGATCTTATATATCGTCGCTGCCATTTTCTTCATCTTGGCCCTGAGAGGATTGTCCTCCCCGGAAACGGCGCGGCAGGGGAACAGAATGGGGATGATCGGGATGGCGCTTGCCGTCTTCGCCACCCTCTTCTCCGATCGCTTTTTATCGGGGGCCGGGTTCGGCGGCTGGTTCTGGGTGATCGTGGCCGTGGCGATCGGGGCCATCCCCGGCGCCATTATCGCGCGCCGCGTCGCCATGACCTCCATGCCGCAATTGGTGGCCTTCTTCCACGCTCTTGTCGGCCTGGCGGCGGTGTTTATCGCCTGGGCCGCCTTTCTCGCCCCGCGGGCTTACGGCATTGGCGAACCCGGCGCGATTGAGGGCAGGGCCATTGTGGAAATGGCGCTCGGCGTTTTCATCGGTGCCGTGACGTTCTCGGGGTCGATCATCGCCTTTGCAAAGCTTGATGGGCGGATGTCCGGAAAGCCGATTTTGCTGCCGGCCCGTCACGCGATCAATATTGCCCTAGCGGTGATCTCCCTGATCCTTTTGATCATTCTGTCCACCGGCGGTCAAAGCGCCACCCTGTTCCTGATCCTTACCCTGATCGCCATTGCGCTTGGCTTCTTGCTGATCGTTCCGATCGGCGGGGCGGACATGCCGGTCGTGGTGTCGATGCTGAACTCCTATTCAGGCTGGGCCGCGGCTGGGATCGGCTTCACCCTTGAAAATATGGCGCTGATCATCGTCGGGGCGCTTGTCGGCTCCTCCGGCGCGATCCTGAGCTACATCATGTGTAAGGCGATGAACCGGAGCTTCGTGTCGGTCATTCTCGGCGGGTTTGGCGGCGACGATGCCGCCGCGTCGGGGGGCGAGGTCGAGGAGCGGCCGGTCAAGCAAGGCTCGGCGGATGATGCGGCCTTTATCATGAAAAACGCCGGCAAAGTGCTGATCGTCCCCGGTTACGGCATGGCCGTCGCCCAAGCCCAGCACGCGCTGCGGGAGATGGCCGATATCCTGAAAGAGGCAGGTGTCGACGTGAAATACGCCATCCACCCCGTCGCAGGCCGGATGCCCGGCCATATGAACGTCCTGCTGGCCGAAGCCAATGTGCCCTATGACGAAGTGTTCGAACTTGAGGATATCAATTCGGAATTTTCGACCGCCGATGTGGCGTTCGTCATCGGCGCCAACGACGTGACAAACCCCGCGGCGAAAACGGACAAGACCTCGCCGATCTACGGCATGCCGATCCTCGATGTCGAAAATGCCGGCACGGTGCTTTTCGTCAAGCGCGGGATGTCCGCCGGCTATGCGGGCGTTCAGAACGAGCTGTTCTTCCGGGACAACACCATGATGCTGTTCGGGGACGCCAAGAAAATGTGCGAAGACATCGTCAAAGCAATTGGATGA
- the gpmA gene encoding 2,3-diphosphoglycerate-dependent phosphoglycerate mutase, producing MPRICLVRHGQSRWNLENRFTGWVDVDLTEKGEAEARRAGELMKAETFKPVRAFTSVQTRAIRTLNIALHALDRLWVPVTKDYRLNERHYGGLTGLDKAETAVKHGEDQVKIWRRSYDTPPPPLDDPSPFPSLTDERYAGIEVPKTESLKLTLDRVAPYWQSTIVPAISEGDLLIAAHGNSLRALVKLLFAVGDDEITSVEIPTGNPLLVELNNQMRASSAKYLDDSRAQALPKI from the coding sequence ATGCCGCGTATTTGCTTGGTGCGACACGGTCAAAGCCGCTGGAACCTCGAAAACCGCTTTACCGGATGGGTCGATGTCGACCTGACCGAGAAGGGGGAGGCGGAGGCCCGTCGGGCAGGGGAGTTGATGAAGGCGGAAACCTTCAAGCCCGTTCGTGCCTTTACGTCGGTTCAAACCAGGGCCATCCGAACCCTGAATATTGCATTGCATGCCCTCGACCGGCTTTGGGTGCCGGTGACCAAGGATTATCGCCTTAATGAGCGGCATTATGGCGGGCTGACCGGGCTCGACAAGGCCGAGACGGCGGTCAAACACGGCGAGGATCAGGTAAAAATCTGGCGTCGGAGCTATGATACCCCGCCGCCGCCCCTCGATGATCCTTCGCCCTTTCCGTCTCTGACGGATGAACGCTATGCCGGTATCGAGGTCCCCAAGACGGAGAGCCTGAAGCTCACCCTCGACCGCGTGGCTCCTTATTGGCAATCGACCATTGTGCCCGCCATTTCCGAGGGCGATTTGTTGATCGCCGCCCATGGCAATTCGCTCAGGGCGCTTGTCAAACTCCTTTTCGCCGTTGGCGACGATGAGATTACGTCGGTCGAGATTCCAACGGGCAATCCCCTCTTGGTGGAGTTGAACAACCAGATGCGGGCCTCCTCGGCAAAATATTTGGATGACTCGCGCGCTCAGGCGTTGCCGAAGATTTGA
- a CDS encoding Hsp20 family protein: MRSYDLTPFLRSTVGFDKLFNDLVDNATKLESGGYPPYNIVRTSETDYEITLAVAGFSQDDLEIEVVDRELRVSGRRDSDQDEDREYLHQGIAGRNFDRRFRLAEHLTVRGAQLENGLLTVLLALEIPEAKKPRKIEIGQTSGDQPAVLSASNAA, translated from the coding sequence ATGAGAAGCTACGATTTGACACCATTTCTCCGTTCCACCGTCGGTTTTGACAAGCTGTTCAACGACTTGGTGGATAATGCCACCAAGCTCGAAAGCGGTGGATACCCCCCTTACAATATCGTCCGCACCTCAGAAACGGACTACGAGATCACGCTCGCAGTAGCAGGGTTCTCCCAGGATGATCTCGAAATCGAGGTAGTTGACCGTGAATTGCGCGTGAGTGGTCGGCGCGATTCCGATCAGGACGAAGACCGGGAATATCTTCACCAAGGCATTGCCGGCCGCAATTTTGACCGCCGGTTCCGGCTCGCTGAGCATCTGACCGTCCGCGGCGCCCAATTGGAAAATGGGTTGCTGACGGTTCTTCTGGCCTTGGAAATTCCCGAAGCGAAAAAGCCGCGTAAAATCGAGATCGGTCAGACCAGTGGCGATCAGCCCGCCGTCTTGAGCGCCTCGAACGCCGCATAA
- a CDS encoding iron-containing alcohol dehydrogenase: MTSFSFVTPPKIVFEPGGSAKLGDLMGDLLGDRPLVITDPGLRRLGLPDPALKSLASSGCEVTVFDSVEADPSLATLEAAIALAKEKGTTGILGFGGGSSLDVAKLVALIAGSGEDLEAAWGVAQAKGPRLPLALVPTTAGTGSEVTPVSIITLPGDEKRGVSSPIIVPDIAVLDPDLTLGLPAAITAATGIDAMVHAIEAYASKSPNNNPISRSLAREALSLLGGHIERAVQTPDDREARSAMLIGSMLAGQAFANSPVAAVHALAYPIGGRYHVPHGLSNALVLPHTLRFNAADATSRAYEIYAEIAPFAFPDLDQGVGTQALSAQFIDRLGALSKKLGLQTRLREMDISEDMLPTLAQDAMKQTRLLVNNPREVTEADALAIYRAAY, encoded by the coding sequence CTGACGTCCTTCTCCTTCGTCACGCCGCCGAAGATCGTGTTTGAGCCTGGCGGGAGTGCCAAGCTTGGCGATCTCATGGGCGACCTGTTGGGCGACCGTCCCCTCGTCATTACCGATCCGGGGCTCAGGCGTCTTGGATTGCCGGACCCGGCCCTCAAAAGCCTTGCTTCTTCTGGGTGCGAGGTGACGGTATTTGATTCGGTCGAAGCCGATCCCTCGCTTGCCACCCTCGAAGCGGCGATTGCCCTGGCGAAGGAAAAAGGGACCACTGGGATCCTGGGCTTTGGGGGCGGGTCGAGCCTCGATGTCGCCAAATTGGTCGCGTTGATCGCGGGGTCCGGCGAGGATCTGGAGGCGGCCTGGGGCGTCGCCCAGGCCAAGGGGCCGCGTCTCCCTCTGGCCCTCGTGCCGACCACGGCGGGAACGGGATCCGAAGTCACCCCGGTCTCGATCATCACCCTCCCAGGGGATGAAAAGCGGGGGGTTTCCTCGCCCATCATTGTGCCCGACATTGCGGTGCTCGACCCCGATCTGACCCTCGGTCTGCCGGCGGCCATCACGGCGGCGACCGGGATCGACGCCATGGTGCATGCCATTGAGGCCTATGCCTCAAAGAGTCCGAACAATAATCCGATTTCGCGGTCCCTCGCGCGGGAAGCCCTTTCCTTGCTGGGGGGGCATATCGAGCGGGCGGTGCAAACCCCTGATGACCGTGAGGCGCGCTCGGCCATGCTGATCGGCTCGATGCTGGCCGGACAGGCCTTCGCCAATTCACCGGTGGCGGCGGTGCATGCCCTCGCTTACCCCATCGGGGGGCGCTACCATGTGCCCCACGGCCTCTCCAACGCGTTGGTGCTGCCGCATACATTGCGGTTCAACGCCGCGGATGCGACCTCAAGGGCCTATGAGATTTATGCCGAGATCGCCCCTTTCGCCTTCCCCGATCTCGACCAAGGCGTCGGGACCCAGGCGCTCTCTGCACAGTTTATTGACCGTCTGGGCGCGCTGTCGAAAAAGCTTGGGCTTCAAACCCGGCTCCGAGAAATGGACATATCGGAGGACATGCTGCCGACCTTGGCGCAGGATGCGATGAAGCAGACCCGTCTCCTGGTGAATAATCCGCGCGAGGTCACCGAAGCCGATGCCCTTGCCATCTACAGAGCGGCTTACTGA
- a CDS encoding SCP2 sterol-binding domain-containing protein, whose product MVDEDIIDAAHTFFISSFEGVIRIEVLDATFALWIDGRGTGMPLISRDPPADLQSHFCLWRVDYIDLMPILREGARRLEASFITGRLAISGDMGVMARLEIGDG is encoded by the coding sequence GTGGTCGACGAAGATATCATCGACGCCGCGCATACTTTTTTCATTAGCTCCTTCGAAGGCGTCATTCGGATCGAAGTTCTTGATGCGACCTTCGCCCTATGGATCGATGGTCGGGGGACAGGTATGCCGTTAATCTCGCGTGATCCGCCTGCCGATCTTCAGTCCCATTTCTGTTTATGGCGGGTTGATTATATCGACCTGATGCCGATCCTGCGGGAAGGCGCCCGGCGGCTGGAGGCGAGTTTCATTACCGGTCGCCTGGCGATCAGCGGCGATATGGGCGTTATGGCCCGGCTGGAGATCGGCGATGGGTGA
- a CDS encoding acyl-CoA thioesterase, translating into MSRTPPQTRDAYRAFRTLTTRWADNDIYGHMNNVVHYSLFDTAINGLLIDEGVLDIRGGDQIGLVVETGCRYFAELGYPDPVTAGIRVAHLGTSSVKYEIGLFRGDDDSAAAEGHFVHVYVDADSRRPKPLNPQLRAVLDRLSV; encoded by the coding sequence ATGAGCCGCACCCCTCCGCAAACGCGCGACGCGTATCGTGCCTTCCGCACCCTGACCACACGCTGGGCGGATAACGATATTTATGGTCACATGAATAATGTCGTACATTATTCCCTCTTCGATACCGCGATCAACGGATTGCTGATCGACGAGGGGGTGCTGGACATCCGCGGCGGCGACCAGATTGGTCTCGTGGTGGAAACCGGCTGTCGCTATTTCGCCGAACTTGGCTATCCCGATCCGGTCACCGCAGGCATTCGCGTTGCCCATTTGGGGACGTCCTCAGTCAAATACGAAATCGGTCTTTTCCGTGGCGACGATGACAGTGCCGCCGCCGAAGGGCATTTCGTTCACGTCTATGTCGACGCCGACAGCCGTCGGCCCAAACCCCTTAACCCGCAATTACGGGCGGTCCTTGACCGTCTGTCCGTGTAA
- a CDS encoding class I SAM-dependent methyltransferase produces the protein MRSYLLPSLLLLTVAACGGEPENVGGTDLGPSEVNENRAASEDRTTSSGLTLTAAIDHPARDPDDRARDRFRHPVETLEFFTVVPDTTIMEIWPGGGWYSDILVPYISENGGTYIAALSAAGDRAEKAEAFRNDYPDHTVEVTVFGKDTGPLATASSVDQILTFRNAHNWVDGGYAEKAFADFFDALKPGGTLGLVDHRLPSEADPAQEQGTGYLKEETVIDLAEAAGFTLIARSNINANPLDTADHPFGVWTLPPVSRTEARDGSVPEGFDPQIYLAIGESDRMTILFAKPITADGPLLE, from the coding sequence ATGCGATCATATCTATTGCCCAGTCTGTTACTACTCACAGTCGCTGCTTGCGGCGGTGAACCGGAAAATGTGGGGGGCACTGATCTTGGACCTTCTGAAGTCAATGAAAATCGGGCGGCGAGTGAAGACCGCACGACATCTAGCGGCCTGACCCTTACGGCGGCTATCGATCATCCGGCGCGGGACCCCGACGATCGCGCCAGAGACCGCTTCCGGCATCCGGTTGAGACCTTGGAATTCTTCACCGTTGTGCCCGACACGACGATCATGGAGATCTGGCCCGGGGGAGGGTGGTATAGCGACATTCTCGTCCCGTATATCAGTGAGAACGGGGGTACCTATATCGCGGCGCTCTCCGCCGCCGGTGATCGCGCCGAAAAGGCCGAGGCTTTTCGGAACGACTATCCTGACCATACGGTCGAGGTGACAGTCTTTGGCAAGGATACAGGCCCCCTGGCCACGGCCAGTTCGGTCGACCAGATCCTGACCTTTCGAAACGCCCATAACTGGGTCGATGGCGGCTATGCGGAGAAAGCCTTCGCAGACTTCTTCGACGCCCTGAAACCCGGCGGGACGTTGGGACTGGTGGATCATCGTCTGCCCAGCGAGGCGGATCCAGCACAGGAACAGGGGACTGGATATCTCAAAGAAGAGACCGTCATCGATTTGGCGGAGGCGGCCGGTTTCACGCTGATCGCGCGCTCGAACATCAACGCCAATCCTCTCGATACGGCGGACCATCCCTTCGGTGTCTGGACCTTGCCGCCGGTCAGCCGGACCGAGGCCAGGGACGGGAGTGTGCCTGAGGGGTTCGATCCCCAAATCTATCTGGCCATCGGTGAGAGTGACCGGATGACGATCCTGTTCGCAAAGCCGATTACGGCCGATGGACCGCTTCTCGAATAG
- a CDS encoding nitroreductase family protein: protein MRQATGNALSAALIAAISSIEKEYTMSLDRTERNARPGVDRQFIDRWSPRAFDPTQEISREEIEIIFSAARWSPSCFNDQPWQFVVAPRTGLDFQDFLETLAPKNQKWAKKAALIGYVVCRRHFAEKEAKNAWAEFDSGAAWMAMTLQANALGWYTHGMGGFDQAQAAKRIGADGNAYKVICAFAIGKRSDPSTLPEDLRDAESPNGRKPLSEVVQFGHLGTPPTA, encoded by the coding sequence GTGAGGCAAGCGACCGGCAACGCTCTTTCCGCCGCCCTGATTGCCGCTATCTCCTCTATCGAGAAGGAGTACACGATGAGCCTGGACAGAACAGAGAGAAACGCGCGCCCCGGCGTCGATCGTCAATTCATCGACCGCTGGTCGCCACGGGCTTTCGATCCTACCCAGGAGATCAGTCGCGAAGAGATTGAGATCATCTTCAGCGCCGCCCGGTGGTCGCCCTCTTGTTTCAATGACCAGCCCTGGCAGTTCGTCGTCGCGCCGCGGACTGGCCTTGATTTTCAGGACTTTCTCGAGACCCTGGCGCCGAAGAACCAGAAATGGGCGAAGAAGGCGGCGCTTATCGGCTATGTCGTCTGTCGGCGGCATTTTGCCGAGAAAGAAGCCAAAAATGCTTGGGCCGAATTCGACAGCGGCGCGGCCTGGATGGCGATGACCCTCCAGGCCAACGCGCTTGGGTGGTACACGCATGGAATGGGCGGCTTTGACCAGGCTCAGGCAGCCAAGCGCATTGGCGCCGATGGAAATGCCTACAAGGTCATTTGTGCCTTCGCCATCGGCAAGCGAAGTGACCCCTCCACCCTTCCCGAGGATCTACGCGATGCGGAGAGCCCGAATGGACGCAAACCCTTGTCTGAGGTCGTCCAGTTCGGTCATCTCGGCACTCCCCCGACAGCGTAA